TACAATATGTCGAAATATCATTTCACTGCCGTATTTCATAATTATGCCATCGGGTCATTGTACTTTGATACcttttgtacctacctacttggtACTAGTACTAGATAACATACGTATTGTTAACAGTTGTTGTAACCTACACATGATATTGAGGGTTCTGATCACGCTTGGTACAATTACGTTTGGTCTCCTCAccattcacatcacatcatcagcttatatgtggccactgctgaccaaaaacctgttctcacacggagaaggttcggtcattctgtctcctcgccattaattaaagttaattatttgaCAACATAATTTGTACACAAgaatacggagctgcggactacttaacggatttaccgaggctccggctcgaagggtaTGAGTAGGatcggagtggtttttagtcagtaagagtctgacactccctctcacctcgcccaaggcgggagaagtaactgATGATtattccctccttaaaaaatgtGTGTAGTTCTCCCTGATAAAGAAGGCAGTTAATTCATAAACCTTTTAACCGAACTCAATATTGCAGATGTCTTCCCATTTCTGGACCGCGTCGTGTACCTATGTCTCGGAGACGTGGTATACGCTGGTCCTACAAGAAACCTCCTGGACTACTTCGGCAGCATTGGCTTTCCATGCCCGCAGCTGGAGAACCCATTGATgtattattgtaagtatttttagggttccgtagccaaatggcacaaaacggaacccttatagattcgtcatgtctgtctgtccctTCGTATATTTTCTGTGGTTTTTGTGAAGCTATAGTTAGGCAGAAAAGGATTAACGACATGGAAACCACCTCTTTTTTGACGTCGGTTAAAAGTAATTCAAAGACGTCTAAAGGCGTCCAtaggctcgcatcgtacgcattccgtataacgtcatcagtacgcatcgcatgtaggcattgatgacgcgatgcgtacgatgcggatcagtggacgcagtcgtatgagtttctatacaagacaaactaaaatccgttgcgtgcggtgcgtgcgatgcgtacgatgcgggcatgtggacgcgtaccttaaatgTCATcatctaattttaaaatggttCAATAACTTTTTCTTTCCCGCAGTATGTCTATCAACGGTGGACCGAAGATCACGGGAAAGGTTTATAGAATCCAACCACCAGATAGCAGCACTGGTGGAGAAGTTCAAGCTGGAAGGCCAAGGCATAATGCAGGGCAATCTACACGAGAACAATCGCATTGTGAACCCCAACAAGATACAAATGAATTATGGAAAGCCGGGAGGGCTACAGGTCATATGGATGTTGTATTTGTAAGTAAACTTGAGATGTATTTAACTATTtacgactgcgccagaaggagggttattttatgataactatcgtgagacgtaggtactaaattaactaaaactcaggtaaattaatggaaagaaaatctctactagtttcgagtcatgtAGACTCTGTGACttaaaattagtagagcttttctccattaaattaCATGTAttgtgtgatttttagttaaacatGAGATGGGTGAACATAAGCGCCGTCAATTTTATCCCCGTAGTACTTAGAGGACCTTTTGAAAGACAACGCAAGTGTTTTTACCCGAcgtgcgccagaaggagggttatgtttttcgaatgtatgtatgtatgtatgaatgtatgtatgtatgtatgtatgtatgtataattgtttggcacgcgggaatctgcagcctaaacggcttgatggattttacttgagaggtgtcgttagattcgtaatTACTCCGTGAGAGGACACTGGACCgtcgaaaattaaaaaaaaaacaaaatggcggatttttggcgccaaattcgaatatttctcactctcgtGCCTAAAtggcttgacggattttgacttgaaTTGTGCCGTTAGATTGGTATTTACTgcgagagtgacactggataataaaaataataaaaaaacaaaatgcgcggatttttggcgccaaattcgaatattgctcattctctagcctgaacgactcgatggatttacCGCTTTATAGCGGGAACGTacttgattcgtatttactgtcagagtgacactagatatatcaaaataaaaaaataataaaactaaaaataaataaataaaaaaataataaaactaaaaataaataaataaaaaaagtaatttaaaaaactaaaaaacccgactgcgtttctttaggaatattaaaatgccctaaaacaagaaagtcatcgtaaaatttatgcagtcgggacccattctagaaagcaagccgtatgtgctcTCACgtagtctttatatttagaatgggtcccgactgcttaaatttacgattactttcttgcgggttttttcattttaatattataaagaaacgcagtcgggttttttagttttttaaattacttttttttacctgactgcgccagaaggaggattatgtttttttttcgagagtatgtgtgtatgtatgtttgtataattgtttggcacgctctacagcctaaacggcttgatggattttggcttgagaggtgtcttTAGATGCGTATTTACCGTGTGAGTGACACTGGatgtatcaaaatataaaaaaaacaaaatggcgtatttttggcgccaaattcgaacaTTGTTCattctctagcctgaacgactcgatggatttcagcttgataggggtcgtttgattcgtatttactgtgagagtgacaccagatatatcaaaatataaaaataataaaactaaaagaaaataaaataaaaaaagtaattttaaaactaaaacaactcgactgcatttctttatttataatatgaaaatgaaaaaacctaCGTAACCGTGCGGGAATTACTCCATGCGGGAATACAGCCGTGCGGGAACCGTGCGGGAATacctccgtgcgggaataccaCCGTGCGTGAATGGCGCCGTGCGGGAATACCACCGTGCGGGAATAGCActgtgcgggaattgctccgtgcgggaatttctccgtgcgggaatacctccgtgcgggaataccgccgtgcgggaataccgccgtgcgggaattactccgtgcgggaataccgccgtgcgggaattcctccgtgcgggaataccgcCGTGCGGGAATACCGCCGTGCGGGAATACCGCCGTGCGGGAATACCGCCGTGCGGGAATACCGCCGTGCGGGAATACCGCCGTGCGGGAATACCGCCGTGCGGGAATACCGTCGTGCGGGAATAGCTCTGTGCGGGAATATCACCGTGCGGGAATACCGCCATGCGGGAATAGCTCTGTGCGGGAATACCACCGTGCGGGAATATCACCGTGCGGGAATACCGCCATGCGGGGATTGCGCTTTGCGGGAATTCCGCCGTGCAGgaattactccgtgcgggaataccgcCGTGCGGCAATTACTCTGTGCgcgaattgttccgtgcgggaattgtaccgtgcgggaattgcgccGTGCGAGAATACCGCCGTGCGGGGATTGCGCTTTGCGGGACTTccgccgtgcgggaattactCAGTGCGGGAATACTGCCGTGCGGGAATTACTCAGTGCgcgaattgttccgtgcgggaataccgcCGTGCGGGAATTCCGCCGTGCAGGAATACCGCCGTGCGGGAATTTCACCGTGCGGGAATttgcaccgtgcgggaattgctccgtgcgggaatttcACCGTGCGGGaatgctccgtgcgggaatagaagGCGGTTTCTCGAgagtatgtgtgtatgtatgtatgttttggcacgctctgcagcctaaacggcatgatggattttggcttgagaggtgtcgttagattcgtgtttactgtgagagtgacactggatatatcaaaagaataaaaataattccattctagaaagccagccgtgtGTGCCCatactaagtcttcatatttagaatgggtcccgactgcttcaatttatgatgactttcttgttttaggattttttcatttttatattagttttttagtttttatgtgaGTGTTAAGTAAATTGTCTATTTATTTGCAGGAGGCTACTAATTCCATATTTAAGGCCATTGAAGAACTCACTGTCGAATGAAGCAAATGTTCATGCGGCTGTTCAGTCTACCGCTGTACTTCTTTATACTGTGGATAAATTCGCTGAAGCCAGGTAAGTGCCTTCAGATAAAACTTACTGACTTGAAATAACTTACGAACTACTTAATTTACTCTATTAAACGTTATGCGGTCCGGTCATTGGTCCCGAAGTTCAATATTAAACATCTTAAGGCTCCGGAACTcagcctacctagcgggtttaccggggctccggcttgaaaagaagagtaggaacagggtgatttttagtcagtaagatgtTCATGAGATTGTTCAGTCTACCGCTGTACTTCTTTATATTGTGGATATTCTACAATGAAGCCAAGGTAAGCCTCTACGAAAACTTTGAATAAACACCGACCGATCCGACCAGGAGTGCAATAGACATCTTAAGGCTGATATGGGGCTGGCATGTTCTAGAAATAAAAGCACCTAAATAAAAGGCAGATATGATGCATTTGGCAACGCTTTTAAAATAAGATCTTCTGCAGTCTGCCTGGTCATTTATGGGAAAACAAAAATGGTGTTGGTCAAATTTTTAGAAACCTATCTGATTCCAGGACTATCAAAGAGCTTTCATCACGAAGAGTGGTCTAATCTTTAACGCCATGGTGGGGACCTACTTCATCAGTATTATGAACACGATTTGTTTATGTAAGTTTTGAACCAAACTTCATAATCTCGCAATTTTGCTGTTCACAATTTAGTACCTAAATGTATATTGCCGGGTGCCATACATAAAATCAAGTTACTCATATTTTGACTATAACTTTTGTgatatatactaaattaattattatgttatccgtTTACTCACGTGTTAGCAGCGCGATAACCGTagcgtgtcgcggaatgctgctcatgaatctgagcctctagcatggcttgaaactagtcgacttcctcgtcaaacagttacgtgaggaagccgatatcataatatataattaatcaAGTTGCTCATACCTGCTGCTCTGCCTACAGATAGTCCATACCGCACCCGTTACTATCAAGAGTCGCAAGAAGGTCTGTACAGCGGTGCCAGCCTACTCCTGTCATGGAACCTCGTCTCCCTGCCATTCTCATTCCTCAGCACTCTAGCTTCTGCAGCTGTTATATACCCGTAAGTAGCTACCTGTAGGAGGGACCTTTCAAACTCCttatgtaaatgtgaaagtaacaaagcagactttatttattttgatctaACACTTAGCTGCTAAGCCGTTGccgactaccaagcgggtttaccggggctccagcttaaaaagcagtagtaggaacgcaGTGGAtgttagacagtaagagtctgacacacccgcTTACCCAAAGCGCAAGAAGTCAAATGATGACTTcccttctttaaaaaaatatctcgaGTAAGTAGTGGTAGAATTCCAATCCCTGGTTGCGCAAACTAAGTATGCttagcaaaacaataattgctaGGTAATAGGCACACTTTAATCTTCATTTACTATATTCTCTCTTGACCTCCAGGATCCTGTCGGACATATCAGAGAACATGGACTTCCTATACTTCGCCCTAGCGTTGTGGTCGTGCTACGTGTACGCCGAGCAGCAAGCCATGGCCGTGATGATGTTCGTGAAGAACGGGCTCGTCGCCGGCATCGTCAACATATACATCACTTGCATTTATATCATGCTGGCTAGCGGAGTTTTGAGGTAAGATACTAAAATACAGACTTTAAACGCCACAGGGGTCACCGGTggccgacgttagcggaggatttgccttcaacagttttctattggcagtcaaagacctaatattaaaactaattttctcTGGTtccttcttatttatttcttcttcacACAAGtaacagtgaatggcggacttaatgctcCTACTTATTGGTCGAGTTGCGATAAGGTGCTCAAAATCTGAATAGGTGATACGCTTTTTGGATGTTCCCAAAAGCACATATTAAACATTAGACCACTGCTTCAACCCCGAGTCGAATCAGTGCTTTCAGAATTTCAAGAGTCAGGAATAGCCTGAACGGCCATGTATGCAACAGGGCGTGATGGTATGATTTCTACGTATATAGTAACAACATCGAGTTATAGTCAAAGTCCAAGATCCGTTCACGATTATAGGCATTTTATGAGGAGCCCTACTTATTGTGTCTTCTATTCCAGGTCATACAAAGGCTTCGAAGAATGGCTATACTACTTAACGTACATCACACACACGCGATACGCTTCCATCTTCATGCATCGCAACGTGTTCAAGCAGCCCACCTTCAACATACTCCCGTACAGCGATCAGGAAAACTGCACGTCAACCATATCTAGTCTTTTACAAACCTCCTCTAATTCCAATACAAATTCGAATGCGAACTGCCGATATGCTAGTGGCAAAGCTTTCCTCACTGAGCGATTTACGTCCAAGAGTTTCAATGGGGACCTATACACCGCTGGTGACTTCAATCCTGAATTTAACTTAGGTGTATCTTTCGCCTTCTCCCTTGGTATAATGGTGTTCAATAAGTTCTTGTATCTAATGCCCCTGCCTGGTTATATCACTGATAAGTTTAGAGAATAAGTTAAAAGTGTTATCGGAGATTATATTGAATCGGCAGTCCGTCCAATTTTTGatcatgtaaattttatttgttagttattaaagtattgtaataaataattgtatttgaaaatttgattttattgaacTATTGTTCAAAATTATTGCCATTGCTTAATGGGAAGTAAGTGCAAAACGAAGTATCCTTGAATTGCCTAAATAGTGATAAATAACGAATCACTGAGTTGTCATTTTGCGCCGTAAAACCAttgaataggtacctactataaaagttatacattaaattatgtCCAAAATAT
This Spodoptera frugiperda isolate SF20-4 chromosome 20, AGI-APGP_CSIRO_Sfru_2.0, whole genome shotgun sequence DNA region includes the following protein-coding sequences:
- the LOC118282367 gene encoding LOW QUALITY PROTEIN: ATP-binding cassette sub-family G member 5 (The sequence of the model RefSeq protein was modified relative to this genomic sequence to represent the inferred CDS: substituted 1 base at 1 genomic stop codon) — encoded protein: MIGSDYTLELCNVFHSGQVEPGSFFQRLTGGVKTGVILKDVSFTTHSGEVTAILGSKGSGKRALLDVIARRVPSKGHILLEGVPLEADHFNSTCALVRHNTRLLPGLSVQQTLSLSLTKVSGYLKSSKVKQVMADLALSNVAHKCVTNLTKSEYRRLVIGVQLIRDPIILLLDEPTWDLDPLNTYLVISILSNAAKKYGTDIILTMEKPRSDVFPFLDRVVYLCLGDVVYAGPTRNLLDYFGSIGFPCPQLENPLMYYLCLSTVDRRSRERFIESNHQIAALVEKFKLEGQGIMQGNLHENNRIVNPNKIQMNYGKPGGLQVIWMLYLRVGTGXFLVSKMFMRLFSLPLYFFILWIFYNEAKDYQRAFITKSGLIFNAMVGTYFISIMNTICLYSPYRTRYYQESQEGLYSGASLLLSWNLVSLPFSFLSTLASAAVIYPILSDISENMDFLYFALALWSCYVYAEQQAMAVMMFVKNGLVAGIVNIYITCIYIMLASGVLRSYKGFEEWLYYLTYITHTRYASIFMHRNVFKQPTFNILPYSDQENCTSTISSLLQTSSNSNTNSNANCRYASGKAFLTERFTSKSFNGDLYTAGDFNPEFNLGVSFAFSLGIMVFNKFLYLMPLPGYITDKFRE